TGTCAGGTAGCAGTTAAGCAAGACATGAAAATCGAGATTGACCCTGAATTCTTTGATGTACAAAAGTGGGAATGTGAGGTTATCTCTAACGATAACGTTGCCACCTTTATTAAAGAATTGGTACTGAAGATTCCAGAAGGCGAAGAAGTTAACTTCCGCGCTGGTGGTTATGTACAGCTAGAAGCGCCACCGCATGAAGTGCATTATAAAGACTTTGATATTGCCGAAGAATATCAAGACGATTGGAATAACTTTGGCATCTTTAAATACGTCTCAAAAGTTGATGAGCCTGTTATTCGTGCCTATTCAATGGCTAACTATCCGGATGAAAAAGGTTTAATAAAATTTAATATTCGTATTGCTAGTCCGCCGCCGCGCGGTCCTGATGGTATTCCACCAGGCAAAATGTCTTCTTGGACCTTTAGCTTAAAACCTGGCGATAAAGTCACAGTATCTGGTCCTTATGGTGAGTTTTTCGCCAAAAAGACCGAAGCTGAGATGATATTCGTCGGTGGTGGTGCTGGTATGGCACCGATGCGCTCGCACATTTTCGATCAGCTCAAACGCCTAAACTCTGATCGTAAGATTAGTTTTTGGTATGGTGCGCGCTCTATTCGTGAGATGTTCTACGTTGAAGATTATGATCAACTAGAAGCTGACTTTGCTAATTTCCAGTGGCATGTGGCGTTATCTGATCCGCAGCCTGAAGACAATTGGACAGGTTACACGGGCTTTATTCATAACGTGTTGTTAGAAGAATATCTCAAAGGCCATCCAAATCCAGAAGATTGTGAGTACTACATGTGTGGGCCACCGATGATGAATGCGGCGGTTATCGATATGCTACATAGCTTAGGTGTGGAAGATGAAAACATCATGCTTGATGACTTTGGTGGCTAAATCGGGTAATTCATTAGCCTATCTAAGCAACCACAATTAACTGAACAATATATGCTAAATTAAGAGTCTCAAATGAGGCTCTTAATTTATGAGCGAAACAGAAAGGATTGTTATGAAAACCAACTATAGTTGAAATACTTTAAAGTCGCTACCGTATTGCTGGTGTAAATTTTTTGCAGCCTCTGTCTGCGTAGGCACAGCAAGCAAGAAAAATTTGCACCAGCAGTACGTGTTGTATCGATATTACTTTTCACCGACTATATTTATTAAATAGCGATGTCTTAAGCCGACAGTTGGCGTTATGGGTGACAAAGGGTGTAAAATAGGCAATGCTTAGCTTACTTAATAACTAACGCCCACTCACCCCTTCGCTATATCAAGCTGTGATGACTCATATGAAAAACCCAAGCATGCAAAAATCAGCACCACGCTCATTTTCTGTTAAATCGATGAATACTGCCCTACTACCTGTTATCACTATAAGCGCTGCACTGGGTATGAGCGCTTGCCAGCAAAAGACCGATTACAATAATCTGAGCGGTGAGACCATGGGTACCAGCTATCATATTAGTTATCAGTTGCCTAAAAGTGCTGATAAAGCAGCCATACAAGCAGCAATCGATAAGCGCCTGCAAGATATCAACGACAGCATGTCCACTTATCAGGCCGACTCTATCATCTCTGAATTTAATCAATTAGGCAAAGATGCGCCTATTACCATCGATGCAGATTTTAGTCATGTGTTAGCAATTTCAAGACAAGTTTATCAGCAATCAGGTGGCGCCTTTGATCCTACGGTGATGCCACTTGTTGATACTTGGGGCTTTGGTAGCACGATGACCGTTGAGCGTTTGCAAGGCCCACCTACGGCATTGGAGATTGCGCAAGCCAAAGCCTTAGTTGACTTTGACAGTGTCATACAAAAAGATAAAACCCTTTATAAGACTAAAGATGGCATCGGGCTTGATTTTTCAGCAGTGGCTAAAGGCTACGGTGTCGATGTCATCGCTGATGTGCTAAAAAACAATTATCAAATTCGCAATTATATGGTTGAGATTGGCGGTGAGGTGGCAACTTCTGGCGTCAGTGCCCAACAACAACCGTGGCAGATTGCTATTGATGCACCGATTGAGGGTAGTACGGTCAGAGAGCGTCAAACCATAGCGGTGATTCGTCAACCTATAAATATCAGCAATACTATGCATCTAGCGACCTCTGGCAACTATCGTAATTCAGTCGTGTTTGCTGGTAAGCACTACAGTCATACCATTGATCCTACAACAGGTGAGCCGATCGTAGGTGGCGCGCCATCGGTGACAGTCGCCGCAGACACCGTCGCGCTGGCTGATGCGTGGGCAACCGCCTTGACCGCGATGCCCTATAAAAAAGCATTGAGCGTCGCCAAAGAGCAAAACATAGCGGCATTATTTGTCGTATTGGCAGAGGGTGTGAGCGTAGAAGCAGCCGCGGACAGCATTGATGATTGGCAAGTGGTGCAAACACCTGCTATGAAAGCCTTGCGTGCTGATAAAAAGTCTAGCTAAGGTTAGAGTGTTTATAGAAGTAGCACGGTATCGCTTTTAGATGTCTCTTTTTTAAATCGTTTTACTAAGCTGAGAAGCTCAAACGGACAAGATGAATTTTTGCTATACTATTAATAAGTTATCACACAGATAACCGTCCTATTTTTAACGCGAGGTCTCCTCTATGCTTAGCCAACTGCTTCCCATGCTTGCTATCACCTTTACCGTATTCATGCTGTTTTTTATCTTTATGGGTATCGGTTATATGGTCAACAAAAAGCCGCTTAGAGGGTCTTGTGGCGGTGTTGCCAAATTAATGGGCAATGAGAAATGCTCATACTGTGGTGATGACCCTAATAAATGCGATTCTATAATCGCAGAACAACAAGAGAACGCTTTAAAAGCAGCTCAGTTGGGCAAATCGGTGTAAACAGTCGCTTTGTTACCATACGCTGGTAGTATTTAGCCGTCATTTGTTCTTATAATAGCGTCAAGCCTTATAAAAAAAGGGCTAGCGCTATTTTTTTATGGTGCAGTGTTATTGCTCCACATCACTACTCATATATACTCATATTACCTTACCCGTTAAGGTAGCAAGTTCATATAAATTGCTTTCTGCAAATATTTCGACATTCTATTTTTTGTCTAACTCATCTGCTTTGTGAGATTTCTCTGGTGTTATTTTGCAAACGACGACTCTTCGGCGCTGTTTAATGACGTGTCCTTTTTCTTACTCTAATAATAGTCGTGCTGCTATGTCTACCCCTCCTAATGTGCAAAATGATTTGCCTTTACAATCTCAAACGGATGCTACTTCACTGTTTAAGCTGCCCTCTTCGCGCTTTACGTTTTGGCTAGTATTGTGTGCCATGGTTTTATTGGGCACCAATATGCGCGCGCCTATCGTCGCGCTTGGCTCTATCGCGCCTGTGGTTCAAGGGGCGCTCAATATCTCAGAGACTCAGATCGGTTGGCTGGGTGCGGTACCGATGCTCACCTTCGCCTTGGGTGCTTTGATCTCACCCACCATTGGCAAGCGTTTTGGTATCGAAAATACCTTGATTGTGATGATTGTCCTACTGACCCTCGGTATGATTGTACGCGCAGTCATCCCAACATGGATTGGGTTTTTAAGTGGGACGGTGATGCTAACTTTAGCCATTGGTTTTGCAAATACCTTGGCTGCGCCTGTCATTAAACAGCACACACCGAATAACATTCCTTTAGTCACCGGTCTATTTAGTCTGACCATGACAGTGACCGCCGGTATTGTCGCCGGTGTCGTTCTTCCCCTATCTGAATGGGTTGGCTGGCAATGGGCACTAGGTGGCTGGTCATTTTTAGGTATTTTTGCTATCGCTATTTGGATATTCTTACGCCTGCGTTTAGGCTCGTCGAGCGATCAGATTATCCCTATCGCTACTCAAGGTTTCTCTGATATTTCTATGTGGCGTACCGGCTTTGCTTGGCAAATTGGCATATTCTTGGGTATTCAATCCTTACTCTATTATACCGTTGCGAGCTTTTTACCATCTATTTTAGTCAGTAAAGGCATGAGTGCGGTCAGTGCAGGACAGATGGGTTCGGTGTTTCAGTTTATGGCGCCACTGGCTATTTTGAGCTTAACATGGTTGATCAATCGTGGTCGCCCTACACAGGCTTTGGCAGTGTTTGCAGCAGTATTAAACGTCATTGGCATCCTAGGTCTAAGCTATACGTCTACCGATTTAGCATGGCTATGGGCAGGCTTTATGGGTGCAGGCTGCTCGGCAATTTTTACTTTAAGTATTATGCTGTTTTCTCTTCGCACTTATACGACCAATCAAGCCAGTGAGCTGTCTGGTATGGCACAATTCGTCGGTTATATCATTGCGTTTTTTGGTCCACTTGGGACTGGTTGGCTACATGAGGTGACTGACAGCTGGGATTTACCGCTGCTGATTACGCTTATTTTGATGATTGTAAACGTAGGGATAGCTTGGCTGGTCAGTCGTCCGCTGATGGTTGACGGCAAGAAGATTTAGTTTTTATCATTAATCAATTAACTTTTGCACCATATTGCTGCTTATCTGATTCTGCTAGACTGGTTCTATTGCCTATAGGACAGCAGAATTATGATAAACAGACTTTCTCGCTTACCGCAGCGCTTGCTCACGGTCGCTGCATTGACTGTCGCAATCGCAATCAGCGGTTGTCAAAAAACGCCTGATGCCGATGATACTAAGACAGATACTGGCACTCAAGACAGCACTCAAACCATCAATCAAACCTCTGATACTCAACTATCTCAAACCACACCTAAGACGAACTCTGCTGAACAACAAGCACCTTTAACCATATTGGCATTAGGTGACTCGTTGACAGAAGGGCTTGGGGTGGATAATGATGCCAATTACCCTGCTCAGCTACAAACACGTTTGCAGGAACTTGGTTATAAAGACATCAAAGTCATCAATTCAGGATTAAGCGGCGAGACCAGCACAGGTTTGGTCAATCGATTAGATTGGGTATTACAGACCAAACCTGATATCACTATTTTGACCATTGGTGCCAATGATGCTATTCGTGGTATCGATGTCGCGACGGTTGAAGCCAATATTCGTACTGCCGTAAAGCGCTTACAGGACAATGATAGCGTGGTCATCTTAGGCGGTATGCAGATCTATGACAACCTTGGCTCTGATTACGTAAAATCCTTTGCGGCAATATATCCAAGAGTGGCGAAAGACATGAACGTGACGCTCATTCCGTTCTTTTTAGACGGTGTAGGCGGCGATCCTAAGCTCAATCAAGCGGATGCCATTCATCCAACCAAAGAAGGTTATACGTTTATCGTTAATGACAATATCTTGCCGATATTGCAGCCTGAGCTTAAAAAAATAAATCCATCGAATGTGACCAACACGCCTACTGAGACTGCACAATGACATCAGCATTACCTACCTCAAAAGCAGTGCTGCTCACTGCCACTAAGTTAAATAAGACCGTACACGTTGGCGACCAGTCCTTATCTATTATTAAAGACGTCGATATTCATGTCAATGCTGGCGAGTTTGTGGTGATCATGGGTAAATCTGGTTCTGGAAAATCCACTTTGCTGGGTTTATTAGCGGCGTTAGATTATCCGGATAGCGGCGACGTTGAGCTCGCAGGTCAAACCTTAAGCCGATTAAATGAAGATGCTTTAGCGGTTATTCGGCAGCGCGATATGGGTTTTGTGTTTCAGTCCTTTCATCTGCTACCAACGCTAACCGTTGCTGAAAATATCGCTTTTCCGTTGGATATCGCCCGTCGCCCAGATGCGGCGCGCGTTGATGAATTGATTGAGGCAGTTGATTTGGGTCATAGGCGTCATAGCTTGCCAAACCAGTTATCAGGTGGCGAGCAACAGCGTACGGCGGTTGCTCGCGCATTGGTATCACGCCCAAAGATTGTCTTTGCTGATGAGCCTACCGGTAATTTAGATGAACAAAACGCCAATCAAGTCATGCAGCTATTACTGGATTTGCGTCAGAAAACCGGCTCGGCGCTGGTGGTGGTCACCCATGATTCAGCACTTGCTGATATGGCAGATCGCGTTATTACCATGCATGACGGACGGATTGTATCGTAATGGATAATAAGAATGTAGAAGACATCTCATCGACTGATAATACTGATACCACCATGGCTAGAGAGTCAGACGCTAGTGGCGGTATCGTACGCCAGCTATTGACGAGCACCTTGGGTTTACAAGGATTGGGCGCGCAAGCACTCAGCCGCAGCTGGTGGCAGCGCTGGATATATCCAGTATTATTCTTATTAACCTTAACCTTGTCACTTGCCACTTACCTCACGCTTGATTCTATCCAGCAGTCAGTTGACACCTATATCAATGACAATCAGCGTGCTTTGGTCGGTGGCGATTTAATCTTAAACAGTAAGCAAGATTGGCCAAGCGAAGTATTAACGCAGATTGATACCCTTGCTGATACACAAACGGTTTTTGACTATCAGTTTAGCGCGATGGTCGTCACTGATGAGCAGACCTTACTTGCCAGCATCAAGGCGGTTTCCCAATCCTACCCATTATATGGTGATGTCGAGCTGGCATCAGGACAGCCCTTATGGCAACAGCTCACAGCAAATCATGTGGTCGTCGCTCCAGAAGTGCTTAAAAGCTTAGATGCTGATATTGGTGACCAAATTACCATAGGTGATGCGCAATTTATCATTAGTGATGTGCTGACAAAAGAGCCTGATCGTCCGCTGAGCGCCTTTGGCTTTGGTGGGCGTATTTTGATGCCACAGCAGACGTTAGAGGCGACCAATCTATTGGGACAGCGTAGCCGTATTAATTACCGTATTGAGCTGGCAGGTAATGCAGAATTGATGGCAATCCAGCGCGATAAGCTGACGCAAATATTGACCAATTATCCTGATATCGAGCTCTCTGATGCGGAATCTGCGGATACCTCGGTTTCGCGTATCTCTGACAATGTACTGATGTTTTTAAAGCTTTTGGTCATTGCTGTACTGTTATTATCCGCAGTGGCTATGTATGGCGTCATCACGGCATTTGTGACCAAGCAGCAGTCTAGCAATGCGATACGTTTGGCACTGGGTGAGCCACTTGGTTCCCTCAAACGCAGCTACTATCAGCTGCTAATTATTACCGCCATTATTGCTTGTATCGCAGCGATTTTAGTCAGCTTTGGCTTACTCAAAGTCGGTCAGCCTTATCTTGTGGCTATCTTACCAGCTGACGTCAGCTTGGCTATTAACCCTATCAGTGCCATTAAAACCATCATCATAGCCTTGGTGCTGACGCTACTCATCGCCCAACGCGGCTTGAGCACATTGAACACCACCAAACCTGCTACCTTGCTCAATCAAGGTGCAAGCTCAGCTGGGCAACAGCTACCTTGGTATCAGCGTTTACCGTTACTTTGGTATGGGTTAATGCTGGCTGGTCTATATGTCTTTTTTGCTTATGAAGTAGGCGGGTGGTTATTTGGCGCGCAATTATTAATCGGTTTAATTGGCTTTGTGAGCGTATTTTGGCTATTGGCACGCGGCTGGCTGTGGTTACTGGCACGTATCGCAAGTAACGCTAAAATTGGCTGGATGCAGCGTATTGCGATTCATAACCTTGCACGTAAAGGCAACCAATCGGCATTATTTTTTGTCACCTTAGCACTATCGGTGGCAGTACTCACCCTCATCACAACGCTCAATCACAGTATCAACGCCCAGTTTATTAACGCTTATCCTGAAGATGCGCCCAATTTATTTTTGTTAGACATTCAGAGCGATCAGCATGATGAGATTGATACTATTATTGGCGCACCAGTGAGCTATTACCCAGTCATCCGTGCTCGAGTAGTGACTGCTAATAATATACCGGTACAGGATATCGAGCCTGCTGATGGCTTTGATGATCCCGCACGTGTCTTTAATCTAAGCTATGCAGATACGGTAATGGACACTGAATTTATTACGGATGCTGTAGCAGACAATCAGCTGTATGCGCCTATTGATAATCAAAATGAGCAAAACCAAGACGTCGCACCCTTGTCTATTTTGGACACGGCCGCCAGCTTACTGAATGTCGGCATGGGTGATGAAGTGCGTTTTAACATTCAAGGGATCGAAATCGTCGGGCAGATTACCAGTATCCGCTCGCGTTATGAGCAAGGTCCCAGTCCTTATTTCTACTTTTTATTTGAGCCAGCCGTTCTCTCTGCTGCCCCGCAGATTCAATTTGCCACCGCGCATGTAAACGCTGATGATATTCCAGACCTGCAAGGAAAAATGGTACGACAATTCCCTGCAGTGACGACGATAGACGGAACAGCAATCGCTCAGCAGGTCCAAGAGTTGGTGGTGCAAATGAGCCGTTTGGTATACGTCTTTACGCTACTGGCCTTACTGACTGGTGTTATGGTACTGATTAGCTCGTTGTTATCCACCTCACAAGACCGCTTGCAAGAAAGCGCCTCTTTTAGGCTGCTAGGGATGCAAAAACGCGACTTGTATATGCTAAATATTTTAGAGCTTGGGGTATTGGGAATTAGTGCGGCGACCTTTGCGATCATTATCGCCAGCGTTGGCGCATGGGCTGCCCTCACTCAGTGGTTTAATCTACGCTTTAGTGTGCCGTGGGCAAGCCTGAGTATCGGTAGTATGGCGTTAATCGTTTTATTATTTGCCATTGCCATTATTTATGTGAGATTGGTGATTGGGCGCGGCATTATGGCAAGGGTAAGGGCGATGATTTAGTTGTTAAAAGTTTAATTAATTAAAGTCTACTTTAATCTTCTGAGACCTCCATTAACTTTAACTCCATTACTGGTTATACTTGCATTTATAACCTTTTTTGCCGTAGTAAAATGTTGGTTACCATTCTGTTGGTAAAATTTAATCCGTGCTGGACACTCATTAAAATAACTTTCAGCATCGTTAACATCATCATCAGTAATTTCCAAATGAATCTCATACTCTGCCTTTTTCCTTAACTTATGATAGCTTTGAAGAATATATCCTAAATCTGCTAAGTTCCTGATACCAGAGCGCTGTAAGCTCATGTATATTTTCTGATGAGAACCGTATCTAGGAGTTCTCTCTGTAGGGTTGGGAGGGTAGTCATAGAGAGTTATCTCTGCCCCATCTACACTATCTTTTTTAAATAAAGAGCTTGCATGCATAAAGCTTGCATAGTAACCACGAATAATCTTTAACCGTTCATGAGCTTCATTACAGCTAAAAGTTATACTGTCGATTTCACACTTTTGCTTGTATAAATCGTCTGTTGTAACTGTCATTTAGGCTTCTAGCTCCCTATTCGTACCTAAATAAAAAGCTTTTGGTTTTTCGGTACCATCTTCGCGGTTTTTATTCTGACGAAAAAATACTACAAACTTACCAAGCAAATCATGACGTTCATTATCAAATATATAGTCTAAGTACTGATTTCTGAATTCAGTATTGAGATACGAAGCTTCTTCAGGGTTAATATTTAAGAAAGCTTCAATGTTTAACTGCCTATCTAGGCCATTGTCAATACTAAATCTTGGCTGATATATTTGTCTAGTTTTGTCAAAAATAAATTTTATCAAGACACCAGTAAACTCTTGATAATCTTGAATAGAGATATCAATCTTATTGATATCTGTCTTAAGTTTTAAGATATTTGAGTATTTATCTAGGGTAGAGTCTTTCATATTTCCAGCGTGCTGAAGTAGCGTCTCATCTAAAGTAGATAATAAATATAATTCAATAATGTTAGCAAAGTATTCAAGATTTGATACACCATCATCTGTCTCATTCAAACATTTGATAAGCATTTCCTTGGCTTGTTCTAGCTCGCCTAAAATAATAAGAGTAGTAGCATAATTTGAAAGGATACCAGCATGTGAATTTGGTATTCTTAAAGTAGCCTCATATGAGTTTATAGCTTCATTAAAGTTCCCAAGCACAACGTATCTCAAAGCTTTTATAAAATGAAATAATGCATAATCTGATTTTTTATTATCTTCTGCTAGACCTAGCATTCTTGCTAACTCAATTTTATCATAGGTACATATATTCTTTTGATTATGAAAGTACTTATCTAGGATTAGATTAGCAGTCTCAGCTAATACATCTGCTTCAGTTTTAGGCTGACGTGTTGTCATAATTCACCTTCACTTTTATCGAATTCTGATTGTAAACATAAAATTCGAAGACAAAAAAACTGTCTTTTCTCGACTTGATAAGACAGTTACTATATGTAGAAATTCAAATTGTGGAGTTGTACTCTAGCAGCATCTAAATAATAACATTCTAACATATGTTAGTAAATGCTTATAATATAAAATTACTGATTGTCAATCTTGACTTTTTATTATTTTTGAAGTGGGTGCTATATTCGTTTCATACATTTACTTTATAGTTGGTTTTGCGCAAGAGTTAGAATTAATTCTATTATCAATAATCGCCTTAAGGTGTAGCTTAACCTCGACAGTAGCGTATAGATAAGATATCAACTGATGGTAAGATTAGCTCCAAAACCCTAAATCTCTAAAACACCAAACCCAAAACGCTCGCTATTAATTTAGAGGGCGTTTTTTTATTACGCTTATACGCCTAGCCCTCATTTGCTATAATAGCGCCACTTTGCACTCAAATAACTCTTACACCTCATTAGCCCTCACGGTAACCTTATGAAATTCTCAAAGTTCGGTCAAAAATTTACCCAGCCCACTGGCATCTCACAATTGATGGATGATCTTGGCGATGCACTAAAAAGTGATCAGCCTGTTAACATGCTGGGCGGTGGTAACCCTGCCAAAATTGATGCCGTCAATGAGTTGTTTTTGGAAACTTACAAGGCGCTTGGCAATGATAACGATACGGGCAAAGCCAATAGTAGCGCTATTATTAGCATGGCGAATTACTCCAATCCACAAGGTGACTCTGCCTTTATCGATGCCTTAGTTGGCTTCTTTAACCGTCATTATGATTGGAATCTAACCTCAGAAAATATCGCCCTGACCAATGGCTCACAGAATGCGTTTTTCTATCTGTTTAATTTATTTGGCGGTGCTTTTGTTAATGAGCACAGTCAAGACAAAGAAAGTAAATCTGTCGATAAGTCAATTCTACTGCCATTGACCCCTGAGTATATCGGCTATAGTGACGTGCATGTGGAAGGTCAGCATTTTGCCGCTGTACTGCCGCATATCGATGAAGTAACGCATGATGGCGAGGAAGGTTTCTTTAAATATCGTGTCGATTTTGAAGCGTTAGAAAACTTGCCAGCGTTAAAGGAAGGTCGTATTGGTGCGATTTGCTGCTCACGCCCGACCAATCCTACTGGCAACGTGCTGACGGATGAAGAAATGGCGCATTTGGCCGAGATTGCCAAACGCTATGACATACCGCTGATTATCGATAATGCCTACGGTATGCCCTTCCCTAATATTATTTATTCAGACGCGCATCTGAATTGGGATAACAATACGATTCTGTGCTTTAGTCTGTCTAAAATTGGCCTACCCGGTATGCGTACTGGTATTATCGTTGCCGATGCTAAAGTGATCGAAGCGGTCAGCGCGATGAATGCCGTGGTGAATCTAGCGCCGACACGCTTTGGCGCAGCGATTGCCACGCCATTGGTCGCAAACGATCGTATCAAGCAGTTATCTGATAATGAGATTAAGCCTTTTTATCAAAAGCAAGCGACCCTCGCTGTGAAGCTTTTGAAACAAGCATTGGGCGATTATCCGCTGATGATTCATAAGCCTGAGGGTGCGATTTTCTTATGGCTGTGGTTTAAAGATTTACCGATTAGTACACTCGATCTATATGAGCGTCTCAAAGCAAAAGGCACGCTTATTGTGCCAAGCGAGTACTTCTTCCCCGGTGTTGACGTGAGCGACTATCAGCACGCCCATGAATGTATTCGTATGAGTATCGCTGCTGATGAACAAACGCTGATTGACGGTATCAAGGTGATTGGAGAAGTGGTACGCGAGCTTTACGATAATAAGTAAGCTCGCACTGATTGCTTGTTTTTATAAAGAAACGTTCCACTTACTAGTATGTTAAAACCGCTTATTATCGTTGTTTTAACATACTGGTAGGTTTAGTGACTGATTGGAAAATCTTTGTCCACATGGTAAGCCCATAAAGCACGTAAGACAACAGGCAAGTATTGATAATATCATGGATACTTGCTATGAGCTCT
This window of the Psychrobacter arcticus 273-4 genome carries:
- a CDS encoding MFS transporter, yielding MSTPPNVQNDLPLQSQTDATSLFKLPSSRFTFWLVLCAMVLLGTNMRAPIVALGSIAPVVQGALNISETQIGWLGAVPMLTFALGALISPTIGKRFGIENTLIVMIVLLTLGMIVRAVIPTWIGFLSGTVMLTLAIGFANTLAAPVIKQHTPNNIPLVTGLFSLTMTVTAGIVAGVVLPLSEWVGWQWALGGWSFLGIFAIAIWIFLRLRLGSSSDQIIPIATQGFSDISMWRTGFAWQIGIFLGIQSLLYYTVASFLPSILVSKGMSAVSAGQMGSVFQFMAPLAILSLTWLINRGRPTQALAVFAAVLNVIGILGLSYTSTDLAWLWAGFMGAGCSAIFTLSIMLFSLRTYTTNQASELSGMAQFVGYIIAFFGPLGTGWLHEVTDSWDLPLLITLILMIVNVGIAWLVSRPLMVDGKKI
- the nqrF gene encoding NADH:ubiquinone reductase (Na(+)-transporting) subunit F; this translates as MDYFTAIGGVAMFTLIIMSFVAIILAARSRLVSSGDVTIHINDNPDNDVVTPAGGKLLQTLASEGIFLSSACGGGGTCAQCRCRVIEGGGSILPTEEGYFTQGEIRNHMRLACQVAVKQDMKIEIDPEFFDVQKWECEVISNDNVATFIKELVLKIPEGEEVNFRAGGYVQLEAPPHEVHYKDFDIAEEYQDDWNNFGIFKYVSKVDEPVIRAYSMANYPDEKGLIKFNIRIASPPPRGPDGIPPGKMSSWTFSLKPGDKVTVSGPYGEFFAKKTEAEMIFVGGGAGMAPMRSHIFDQLKRLNSDRKISFWYGARSIREMFYVEDYDQLEADFANFQWHVALSDPQPEDNWTGYTGFIHNVLLEEYLKGHPNPEDCEYYMCGPPMMNAAVIDMLHSLGVEDENIMLDDFGG
- a CDS encoding valine--pyruvate transaminase; protein product: MKFSKFGQKFTQPTGISQLMDDLGDALKSDQPVNMLGGGNPAKIDAVNELFLETYKALGNDNDTGKANSSAIISMANYSNPQGDSAFIDALVGFFNRHYDWNLTSENIALTNGSQNAFFYLFNLFGGAFVNEHSQDKESKSVDKSILLPLTPEYIGYSDVHVEGQHFAAVLPHIDEVTHDGEEGFFKYRVDFEALENLPALKEGRIGAICCSRPTNPTGNVLTDEEMAHLAEIAKRYDIPLIIDNAYGMPFPNIIYSDAHLNWDNNTILCFSLSKIGLPGMRTGIIVADAKVIEAVSAMNAVVNLAPTRFGAAIATPLVANDRIKQLSDNEIKPFYQKQATLAVKLLKQALGDYPLMIHKPEGAIFLWLWFKDLPISTLDLYERLKAKGTLIVPSEYFFPGVDVSDYQHAHECIRMSIAADEQTLIDGIKVIGEVVRELYDNK
- a CDS encoding tetratricopeptide repeat protein; protein product: MTTRQPKTEADVLAETANLILDKYFHNQKNICTYDKIELARMLGLAEDNKKSDYALFHFIKALRYVVLGNFNEAINSYEATLRIPNSHAGILSNYATTLIILGELEQAKEMLIKCLNETDDGVSNLEYFANIIELYLLSTLDETLLQHAGNMKDSTLDKYSNILKLKTDINKIDISIQDYQEFTGVLIKFIFDKTRQIYQPRFSIDNGLDRQLNIEAFLNINPEEASYLNTEFRNQYLDYIFDNERHDLLGKFVVFFRQNKNREDGTEKPKAFYLGTNRELEA
- a CDS encoding ABC transporter permease: MDNKNVEDISSTDNTDTTMARESDASGGIVRQLLTSTLGLQGLGAQALSRSWWQRWIYPVLFLLTLTLSLATYLTLDSIQQSVDTYINDNQRALVGGDLILNSKQDWPSEVLTQIDTLADTQTVFDYQFSAMVVTDEQTLLASIKAVSQSYPLYGDVELASGQPLWQQLTANHVVVAPEVLKSLDADIGDQITIGDAQFIISDVLTKEPDRPLSAFGFGGRILMPQQTLEATNLLGQRSRINYRIELAGNAELMAIQRDKLTQILTNYPDIELSDAESADTSVSRISDNVLMFLKLLVIAVLLLSAVAMYGVITAFVTKQQSSNAIRLALGEPLGSLKRSYYQLLIITAIIACIAAILVSFGLLKVGQPYLVAILPADVSLAINPISAIKTIIIALVLTLLIAQRGLSTLNTTKPATLLNQGASSAGQQLPWYQRLPLLWYGLMLAGLYVFFAYEVGGWLFGAQLLIGLIGFVSVFWLLARGWLWLLARIASNAKIGWMQRIAIHNLARKGNQSALFFVTLALSVAVLTLITTLNHSINAQFINAYPEDAPNLFLLDIQSDQHDEIDTIIGAPVSYYPVIRARVVTANNIPVQDIEPADGFDDPARVFNLSYADTVMDTEFITDAVADNQLYAPIDNQNEQNQDVAPLSILDTAASLLNVGMGDEVRFNIQGIEIVGQITSIRSRYEQGPSPYFYFLFEPAVLSAAPQIQFATAHVNADDIPDLQGKMVRQFPAVTTIDGTAIAQQVQELVVQMSRLVYVFTLLALLTGVMVLISSLLSTSQDRLQESASFRLLGMQKRDLYMLNILELGVLGISAATFAIIIASVGAWAALTQWFNLRFSVPWASLSIGSMALIVLLFAIAIIYVRLVIGRGIMARVRAMI
- the nqrM gene encoding (Na+)-NQR maturation NqrM, with product MLSQLLPMLAITFTVFMLFFIFMGIGYMVNKKPLRGSCGGVAKLMGNEKCSYCGDDPNKCDSIIAEQQENALKAAQLGKSV
- a CDS encoding FAD:protein FMN transferase, whose translation is MKNPSMQKSAPRSFSVKSMNTALLPVITISAALGMSACQQKTDYNNLSGETMGTSYHISYQLPKSADKAAIQAAIDKRLQDINDSMSTYQADSIISEFNQLGKDAPITIDADFSHVLAISRQVYQQSGGAFDPTVMPLVDTWGFGSTMTVERLQGPPTALEIAQAKALVDFDSVIQKDKTLYKTKDGIGLDFSAVAKGYGVDVIADVLKNNYQIRNYMVEIGGEVATSGVSAQQQPWQIAIDAPIEGSTVRERQTIAVIRQPINISNTMHLATSGNYRNSVVFAGKHYSHTIDPTTGEPIVGGAPSVTVAADTVALADAWATALTAMPYKKALSVAKEQNIAALFVVLAEGVSVEAAADSIDDWQVVQTPAMKALRADKKSS
- a CDS encoding arylesterase; protein product: MINRLSRLPQRLLTVAALTVAIAISGCQKTPDADDTKTDTGTQDSTQTINQTSDTQLSQTTPKTNSAEQQAPLTILALGDSLTEGLGVDNDANYPAQLQTRLQELGYKDIKVINSGLSGETSTGLVNRLDWVLQTKPDITILTIGANDAIRGIDVATVEANIRTAVKRLQDNDSVVILGGMQIYDNLGSDYVKSFAAIYPRVAKDMNVTLIPFFLDGVGGDPKLNQADAIHPTKEGYTFIVNDNILPILQPELKKINPSNVTNTPTETAQ
- a CDS encoding ABC transporter ATP-binding protein gives rise to the protein MTSALPTSKAVLLTATKLNKTVHVGDQSLSIIKDVDIHVNAGEFVVIMGKSGSGKSTLLGLLAALDYPDSGDVELAGQTLSRLNEDALAVIRQRDMGFVFQSFHLLPTLTVAENIAFPLDIARRPDAARVDELIEAVDLGHRRHSLPNQLSGGEQQRTAVARALVSRPKIVFADEPTGNLDEQNANQVMQLLLDLRQKTGSALVVVTHDSALADMADRVITMHDGRIVS